A region from the Perca fluviatilis chromosome 16, GENO_Pfluv_1.0, whole genome shotgun sequence genome encodes:
- the LOC120544203 gene encoding GDNF family receptor alpha-4-like isoform X1: MSPDRMMLIGLLLSVFSHGTVPVSASLDCLVAEQGCIQEQSCMVLYRLLEYCAAEEAVSPLGPDARLECLEAQNALQHYRPLQVCKCQRGSRREEHCLRVYWTVRFAAYDEYEVSPYKELELNLVRNIEMSRMASIMAASSLSVDGQNQCLKAAQDCGLYEKCGSLRSEYVVACTKRAAVSDNSCNRQKCHKALRRFLERVPEEYSFALLFCPCSDTLCGERRRKTIVPSCSYEENGKGEERLGKPNCLSLQNYCSKDELCRSRFADFQHNCQPSPLSASGCMRDSRAMCLKAYAGLIGTIMTPNYVSNSSTEVSQWCTCDGSGNEWQGCQRILHLFSNNICLRNAISSMGISAPPPVENTPMPASQPSPHVFQERVHVSVNTLPEFNSLSWWKSFSGRQTHTIKTLRMEDSEEEEQAEEKSEEFNIIPPYSEKDSNIESGARGSKRGAASRAVPVLTLLLLPTLILDWECWRY; the protein is encoded by the exons GTACTGTGCCAGTATCTGCATCCTTAGACTGTCTGGTGGCGGAGCAGGGCTGCATCCAGGAGCAGTCCTGCATGGTGCTCTATAGACTGCTGGAGTACTGTGCGGCTGAGGAGGCTGTGTCGCCCCTCGGCCCAGATGCCCGCTTGGAGTGCCTGGAGGCCCAAAACGCCTTGCAGCATTACCGCCCCCTTCAAGTTTGCAAGTGTCAGCGTGGCTCTCGCAGAGAGGAACACTGCCTCAGGGTCTATTGGACTGTGAGATTTGCAG CATATGATGAGTATGAAGTGTCTCCATATAAAGAACTGGAGTTAAATCTGGTGAGAAACATTGAGATGTCACGTATGGCCTCCATCATGGCAG CTTCCTCTCTTTCTGTGGACGGCCAAAACCAGTGTCTCAAGGCAGCGCAGGACTGTGGCCTGTATGAGAAATGTGGCTCCCTGCGGTCAGAATATGTTGTAGCCTGCACCAAGCGTGCAGCAGTCTCTGACAACAGCTGTAACCGACAGAAATGCCACAAAGCCCTGCGGCGTTTCCTGGAGCGCGTGCCAGAGGAGTACAGCTTCGCTCTGCTCTTCTGTCCGTGCTCTGACACTCTGTGTGGGGAGCGCCGGAGGAAAACCATTGTCCCGTCATGTTCCTATGAGGAGAATGGGAAAGGGGAGGAAAGATTGGGCAAGCCCAACTGCCTCAGCCTTCAAAACTACTGCTCCAAAGACGAGCTGTGTAG ATCTCGGTTCGCTGATTTCCAACACAACTGCCAGCCCTCCCCTCTGTCTGCCTCTGGCTGTATGAGAGACAGCAGAGCCATGTGCCTGAAGGCCTACGCTGGACTTATAG GCACCATCATGACTCCCAACTATGTGAGCAACAGCAGCACAGAAGTGTCCCAGTGGTGCACATGTGACGGCAGTGGGAACGAATGGCAGGGCTGTCAGCGCATCCTGCACTTGTTCAGCAACAATATATGTCTGC GCAATGCCATCAGCTCCATGGGAATCTCCGCACCTCCTCCTGTGGAAAACACTCCCATGCCAGCTTCTCAGCCCTCCCCGCACGTCTTCCAGGAGAGGGTCCACGTCAGTGTTAACACTCTCCCTGAATTCAACAGT TTGAGTTGGTGGAAGTCTTTTTCTGGACGGCAGACTCACACAATAAAGACTTTGAGG ATGGAGGACagcgaggaagaggagcaggcgGAGGAAAAAAGCGAGGAATTCAACATCATCCCACCGTATTCTGAGAAGGACTCTAACATTGAATCGGGGGCTCGAGGAAGTAAACGCGGAGCAGCTAGCCGAGCAGTACCCGTGTTAACATTACTGCTGCTGCCTACGCTCATCCTGGACTGGGAGTGTTGGAGATACTGA
- the LOC120544203 gene encoding GDNF family receptor alpha-4-like isoform X2, producing MSPDRMMLIGLLLSVFSHGTVPVSASLDCLVAEQGCIQEQSCMVLYRLLEYCAAEEAVSPLGPDARLECLEAQNALQHYRPLQVCKCQRGSRREEHCLRVYWTVRFAAYDEYEVSPYKELELNLVRNIEMSRMASIMAASSLSVDGQNQCLKAAQDCGLYEKCGSLRSEYVVACTKRAAVSDNSCNRQKCHKALRRFLERVPEEYSFALLFCPCSDTLCGERRRKTIVPSCSYEENGKGEERLGKPNCLSLQNYCSKDELCRSRFADFQHNCQPSPLSASGCMRDSRAMCLKAYAGLIGTIMTPNYVSNSSTEVSQWCTCDGSGNEWQGCQRILHLFSNNICLRNAISSMGISAPPPVENTPMPASQPSPHVFQERVHVSVNTLPEFNSMEDSEEEEQAEEKSEEFNIIPPYSEKDSNIESGARGSKRGAASRAVPVLTLLLLPTLILDWECWRY from the exons GTACTGTGCCAGTATCTGCATCCTTAGACTGTCTGGTGGCGGAGCAGGGCTGCATCCAGGAGCAGTCCTGCATGGTGCTCTATAGACTGCTGGAGTACTGTGCGGCTGAGGAGGCTGTGTCGCCCCTCGGCCCAGATGCCCGCTTGGAGTGCCTGGAGGCCCAAAACGCCTTGCAGCATTACCGCCCCCTTCAAGTTTGCAAGTGTCAGCGTGGCTCTCGCAGAGAGGAACACTGCCTCAGGGTCTATTGGACTGTGAGATTTGCAG CATATGATGAGTATGAAGTGTCTCCATATAAAGAACTGGAGTTAAATCTGGTGAGAAACATTGAGATGTCACGTATGGCCTCCATCATGGCAG CTTCCTCTCTTTCTGTGGACGGCCAAAACCAGTGTCTCAAGGCAGCGCAGGACTGTGGCCTGTATGAGAAATGTGGCTCCCTGCGGTCAGAATATGTTGTAGCCTGCACCAAGCGTGCAGCAGTCTCTGACAACAGCTGTAACCGACAGAAATGCCACAAAGCCCTGCGGCGTTTCCTGGAGCGCGTGCCAGAGGAGTACAGCTTCGCTCTGCTCTTCTGTCCGTGCTCTGACACTCTGTGTGGGGAGCGCCGGAGGAAAACCATTGTCCCGTCATGTTCCTATGAGGAGAATGGGAAAGGGGAGGAAAGATTGGGCAAGCCCAACTGCCTCAGCCTTCAAAACTACTGCTCCAAAGACGAGCTGTGTAG ATCTCGGTTCGCTGATTTCCAACACAACTGCCAGCCCTCCCCTCTGTCTGCCTCTGGCTGTATGAGAGACAGCAGAGCCATGTGCCTGAAGGCCTACGCTGGACTTATAG GCACCATCATGACTCCCAACTATGTGAGCAACAGCAGCACAGAAGTGTCCCAGTGGTGCACATGTGACGGCAGTGGGAACGAATGGCAGGGCTGTCAGCGCATCCTGCACTTGTTCAGCAACAATATATGTCTGC GCAATGCCATCAGCTCCATGGGAATCTCCGCACCTCCTCCTGTGGAAAACACTCCCATGCCAGCTTCTCAGCCCTCCCCGCACGTCTTCCAGGAGAGGGTCCACGTCAGTGTTAACACTCTCCCTGAATTCAACAGT ATGGAGGACagcgaggaagaggagcaggcgGAGGAAAAAAGCGAGGAATTCAACATCATCCCACCGTATTCTGAGAAGGACTCTAACATTGAATCGGGGGCTCGAGGAAGTAAACGCGGAGCAGCTAGCCGAGCAGTACCCGTGTTAACATTACTGCTGCTGCCTACGCTCATCCTGGACTGGGAGTGTTGGAGATACTGA